One Pseudanabaena sp. FACHB-2040 DNA window includes the following coding sequences:
- a CDS encoding response regulator — translation MSKPVLLTVDDDADVLQAISRDLRKQYGDRYRVLRADSGSAALDTLKKLKLQNDSVALMLVDQRMPEMNGVEFLEQALELFPEAKRALLTAYSDTDAAIRAINEVSLDYYLMKPWDPPEEQLYPVIDDLLTDWQAHFKPPFEGIRVIGDRWNPRSHQVKDFLSRNQIPYRWMDVEQNKEAVTLLELTDLEKPVLPLVLFPNGDRLVQPSNTQLAAKVGLQTVAAKPFYDLAIIGGGPAGLAAAVYGASEGLRTVLIEREAPGGQAGTSSRIENYLGFPVGLSGSDLARRAVSQARRFGVEILSPQEVQGLRVENDYRFITLSDGIEISCHALILALGVSWKRMNTIPGMERLTGAGVYYGAAQTEALACADEDVYIIGGANSAGQAAMYFSKYARKTTLLVRGDSLTKSMSQYLIEQIEAAPNIEVLAHTSVIEAKGETSLEALVLQNSQTGATETVPTNSLFIFIGAMPRTEWLDGLVQRDERGYLLTGGELESEVPPAQVWPLERPPYLLETNVPGVFAVGDVRRGSVKRVASGVGEGSICVQFVHRYLGDLL, via the coding sequence ATGAGCAAACCTGTCCTTCTGACCGTGGACGACGATGCGGATGTGCTGCAGGCAATTTCTCGTGACCTGCGCAAGCAGTATGGCGATCGTTACCGGGTGCTCCGAGCTGATTCTGGCAGCGCCGCCCTCGATACCCTGAAAAAGCTCAAACTCCAGAATGACTCTGTGGCGCTGATGCTGGTAGACCAGCGGATGCCCGAGATGAACGGGGTTGAGTTTTTAGAACAGGCACTAGAGCTTTTTCCAGAGGCAAAGCGGGCGCTGCTGACTGCCTATAGCGATACCGATGCGGCCATTCGTGCCATCAACGAGGTCAGCCTCGACTATTACTTAATGAAGCCTTGGGACCCGCCCGAAGAGCAGCTGTACCCAGTAATTGATGACCTGCTAACCGATTGGCAGGCCCACTTTAAGCCTCCCTTTGAGGGCATTCGCGTCATCGGCGATCGCTGGAACCCGCGCAGCCACCAGGTAAAAGACTTTCTATCGCGCAACCAGATTCCCTACCGCTGGATGGACGTTGAGCAAAACAAGGAAGCTGTCACCCTGCTTGAGTTGACGGATTTGGAGAAGCCAGTGCTGCCGCTGGTGCTCTTTCCCAATGGCGATCGGCTGGTGCAGCCCAGCAACACCCAGCTAGCCGCTAAGGTGGGGCTGCAGACGGTCGCGGCCAAGCCCTTTTATGACCTGGCCATCATCGGCGGCGGGCCTGCCGGACTGGCAGCGGCAGTCTATGGTGCATCGGAGGGGCTGCGGACGGTGCTGATCGAGCGCGAGGCCCCTGGCGGACAGGCGGGCACCAGCTCTCGGATTGAAAACTACCTGGGCTTTCCGGTAGGGCTCAGCGGCAGCGATCTGGCTCGACGAGCCGTCAGCCAGGCCCGCCGCTTTGGGGTCGAGATTTTGTCGCCCCAGGAGGTGCAGGGCCTGCGGGTAGAAAACGATTATCGCTTCATCACCCTCTCTGACGGCATTGAGATTAGCTGTCACGCGCTGATTTTGGCCCTAGGCGTTTCCTGGAAGCGGATGAACACCATACCCGGCATGGAACGGTTAACCGGAGCCGGGGTGTATTACGGAGCCGCCCAGACCGAGGCCCTAGCTTGCGCCGATGAGGATGTCTACATTATTGGTGGCGCTAACTCGGCCGGACAAGCCGCCATGTACTTCTCTAAGTACGCGCGCAAAACTACCCTGCTTGTGCGGGGCGACTCGCTCACTAAAAGCATGTCTCAGTACCTAATTGAACAGATTGAGGCGGCTCCTAATATTGAGGTGCTGGCTCATACCAGCGTGATTGAGGCCAAGGGAGAGACTAGCCTAGAGGCGCTGGTGCTGCAAAATTCTCAGACGGGCGCAACAGAGACGGTGCCCACCAACTCTCTGTTTATCTTTATCGGCGCAATGCCCCGCACTGAATGGCTAGATGGGCTGGTTCAAAGAGATGAGCGGGGCTACCTGCTGACCGGGGGCGAACTTGAGTCAGAGGTGCCGCCTGCTCAGGTTTGGCCGCTGGAGCGACCGCCCTACCTGCTAGAGACCAATGTACCCGGCGTGTTTGCCGTCGGAGATGTGCGGCGTGGATCGGTTAAGCGGGTGGCTTCTGGGGTGGGCGAGGGGTCAATCTGCGTTCAGTTTGTGCATCGGTACTTAGGCGACCTGCTATGA
- a CDS encoding ATP-binding protein: MLCIDDLLILEPFNQLPRERLEWLCDRTSSLQCAKGDLLVHEGDQVDTIYVLISGRISITRFTEGTQMPLGQHDAPGYFGEIPVLTGEPAPVTMYAATECQLHKISGDDFLTLLHECRSFEQTVFRLFQQRLRGLESFIRSREKMAALGTMAAGLAHELNNPAAALVRALRDVVPAIRELEHMNLLYGQSQVDPEHTKQWQATRDAGYEAILNHRIDSATLGDREEELLEWLEDYGVDQAWKLTEPLALAGISTDTLESLIARWRDDPSELRDQGIRWLALSFEVMSMIQSGLHGAERISVLVKSMKSYSYMDQGAQQIVDIHDGLEDTLRLMSFKLKHGVTVCRQYDSTLPKVSAHGSELNQVWTNLIDNAIDAMDGKGTLTLKTCWFKNCVRVEIIDSGSGIPPEIKTRIYEPFFTTKPVGKGTGLGLETVRRIIENRHQGTLSVESVPGKTCFAVGLPVQ, translated from the coding sequence ATGCTCTGCATTGATGATTTGCTCATTCTAGAGCCGTTTAACCAGCTGCCTAGGGAGCGGCTGGAGTGGCTGTGCGATCGCACCTCCTCCCTCCAGTGTGCTAAAGGCGACTTGCTGGTGCACGAAGGCGACCAGGTCGACACAATATATGTGCTGATTTCTGGCCGCATCAGCATTACTCGGTTCACGGAAGGGACACAGATGCCGCTGGGGCAGCACGATGCGCCGGGCTATTTTGGCGAAATCCCGGTGCTGACAGGGGAACCTGCGCCAGTAACGATGTATGCCGCCACCGAGTGTCAGCTGCACAAGATTTCTGGCGACGATTTTCTCACCCTGCTACACGAGTGCCGCAGCTTTGAGCAGACCGTGTTTCGCCTGTTTCAGCAGCGGCTGCGAGGCCTAGAGTCATTCATTCGCAGCCGTGAGAAAATGGCGGCGCTGGGCACGATGGCGGCGGGGCTAGCCCACGAGCTAAATAACCCCGCTGCGGCGTTAGTGCGGGCCTTACGTGATGTAGTGCCAGCTATCCGCGAATTGGAGCACATGAACCTGCTCTACGGGCAGAGCCAGGTCGATCCGGAGCACACCAAGCAGTGGCAGGCCACCCGTGATGCCGGATACGAAGCGATTTTGAATCATCGGATAGACTCGGCCACCTTGGGCGATCGCGAGGAGGAACTGCTCGAATGGCTCGAAGACTATGGAGTTGACCAGGCTTGGAAGCTAACTGAGCCGCTGGCGCTGGCAGGTATCAGCACAGACACCCTGGAATCTTTGATAGCCCGCTGGCGAGACGACCCTTCCGAACTGCGAGACCAGGGGATTCGCTGGCTGGCCCTCTCCTTTGAAGTGATGTCTATGATTCAGAGCGGGCTACATGGGGCCGAGCGGATCTCGGTTTTGGTCAAGTCGATGAAGTCTTACTCCTACATGGATCAGGGAGCGCAGCAAATCGTCGACATCCACGACGGGCTAGAAGACACGCTGCGGCTGATGTCGTTTAAGCTCAAGCACGGGGTGACCGTGTGCCGCCAGTACGACTCAACCCTGCCCAAAGTTTCGGCCCACGGCAGTGAACTCAATCAGGTCTGGACTAACCTGATCGACAACGCTATTGACGCCATGGACGGCAAGGGCACGCTGACCCTCAAAACCTGCTGGTTTAAAAACTGTGTGCGCGTCGAAATTATCGATTCGGGCAGCGGCATTCCCCCCGAAATTAAGACACGGATTTATGAGCCGTTCTTTACCACCAAGCCGGTCGGCAAAGGGACGGGCTTGGGCCTCGAAACCGTCCGTCGCATTATCGAGAATCGGCACCAAGGCACCCTCTCGGTCGAGTCTGTACCGGGGAAAACCTGCTTTGCCGTAGGGCTACCGGTTCAGTAG
- a CDS encoding SDR family NAD(P)-dependent oxidoreductase — MNSSTRPLAVVTGASSGIGYELAKQFAENGFDLLITATGPSINEAAQTLQELGANVKTVQSDLSTYEGVEILYQEIVSASRPVDAIAINAGVGVGGEFARETDLRDELNLLNLNVVSTVHLAKRVVKDMVNRGEGRILFTSSIASIMPGPFEAVYAASKAFTHSFAEALRNELKDTGVTVTSLMPGPTDTNFFDRADMNDTLADSVIQDDPTEVAKQGFEALMSGKDSIIAGSFMTKLQGNVAKVLPDTVKTALHRQIAEPRSGK, encoded by the coding sequence ATGAATTCATCCACCCGCCCCTTAGCTGTTGTTACCGGGGCCTCTAGCGGCATCGGCTACGAACTGGCCAAACAATTTGCCGAAAATGGCTTTGACCTGCTCATTACGGCCACTGGCCCCAGCATCAACGAAGCCGCTCAAACCTTACAGGAGCTAGGAGCCAACGTTAAAACCGTACAGTCTGACCTGTCAACCTATGAGGGGGTCGAGATCCTATATCAGGAGATTGTGTCGGCCAGTCGGCCTGTCGATGCGATCGCAATCAACGCGGGTGTGGGCGTAGGCGGCGAGTTTGCTCGCGAAACCGACCTCAGAGACGAGCTGAATCTGCTCAATCTCAACGTTGTCTCAACCGTCCACTTGGCGAAGCGGGTGGTTAAAGACATGGTGAATCGCGGTGAGGGCCGCATCCTCTTCACCTCTTCCATAGCCTCCATCATGCCTGGCCCCTTTGAAGCAGTCTATGCAGCTTCAAAAGCCTTCACCCATTCTTTTGCCGAGGCATTGCGCAACGAGCTAAAAGACACTGGAGTGACGGTCACCTCTCTGATGCCAGGGCCAACCGACACCAACTTCTTCGACCGCGCCGACATGAACGACACCCTGGCTGACTCCGTCATACAAGACGATCCGACTGAGGTCGCTAAGCAGGGGTTTGAAGCGCTGATGTCGGGCAAAGACAGCATCATTGCTGGGTCTTTCATGACCAAGCTTCAGGGCAACGTTGCTAAAGTTTTGCCCGACACGGTGAAGACAGCTCTGCACCGCCAGATCGCTGAACCGCGCTCAGGTAAGTAG